The following are encoded together in the Micromonospora lupini genome:
- a CDS encoding metallophosphoesterase family protein: MPNRVAVLSDIHGVLPALEAVLAEPDVAGADLIVLTGDIAAGPQPVEVLDLLAELGERVCWVGGNCERELVEARGGRPASIRVSNWAAGQLRDDQVALLAALPATVTLEIDGLGPTLFCHATPRDDEEVVLVDSRMARWAEVFAGLPAEVAAVVCGHTHMPFTRLVDRRLVVNPGSVGMPYGGAGAWWALLGPGVQLRRTAFDVDAACARVAAESTYPDAAAWADEYLRSQHSDADALAVFGPRDGR; encoded by the coding sequence ATGCCGAACCGCGTCGCCGTACTCTCCGACATTCATGGCGTACTGCCCGCGCTGGAGGCCGTCCTGGCCGAGCCGGACGTCGCCGGCGCCGATCTGATCGTGCTGACAGGTGACATCGCGGCGGGGCCACAGCCGGTCGAGGTGCTGGATCTGCTGGCCGAGCTGGGTGAGCGCGTCTGCTGGGTGGGCGGCAACTGCGAGCGGGAGCTGGTCGAGGCCCGCGGGGGTCGACCCGCCTCGATCAGGGTGTCCAACTGGGCCGCCGGGCAGCTCCGCGACGATCAGGTGGCCCTGCTCGCCGCGCTGCCGGCGACCGTGACGTTGGAGATCGACGGCCTCGGCCCGACGCTGTTCTGCCACGCGACGCCCCGCGACGACGAGGAGGTGGTGCTCGTCGACTCCCGGATGGCGCGCTGGGCGGAGGTGTTCGCGGGCCTGCCGGCAGAGGTCGCGGCGGTGGTCTGCGGCCACACCCACATGCCGTTCACCAGGCTGGTCGACAGGCGCCTGGTGGTCAACCCGGGCAGCGTCGGCATGCCGTACGGGGGTGCGGGCGCCTGGTGGGCGCTGCTCGGGCCGGGCGTCCAGCTGCGCCGCACCGCCTTCGACGTGGACGCGGCCTGCGCCCGGGTGGCCGCGGAGTCGACCTACCCCGATGCCGCCGCCTGGGCCGACGAGTACCTGCGCTCCCAGCACAGCGACGCCGACGCCCTCGCCGTCTTCGGCCCCCGCGACGGCCGCTGA
- a CDS encoding CapA family protein, with translation MYASAPLAPRPFRRVALGLAALLAALLVAGCADSGEAPVWQPGAGGGGTGAPVTTSGPKASGGTSASGGGGAISLSATGDIIMGNAPSRLPAGGGKGFFDSVTQALKADLVMGNLEEPLTVDTGTGKCGANSTRCFQFRAPPEYAAHLRDAGFEVLNQANNHGYDYGPKGYANTRKALETYDLEHTGAPDEITVVDVKGVKVAVVGFSSYVWSNSLVDIATAKTVVAKAATMAELVVVQVHMGGEGADKTRVKPGTEMFLGENRGDPVKFSHAMIDAGADLIVGHGPHVLRGMEFYQGRLIAYSLGNFAGGGNSLSNTGRLGWGGVLKVSLKTDGSWAGGSFTSTYMNSAGKPTMDPDDRGLGLVTELSRADFAKSGARLDGQGKITAPTAG, from the coding sequence ATGTACGCTTCCGCCCCCCTCGCGCCCCGCCCGTTCCGCCGCGTCGCCCTCGGCCTCGCGGCGCTGCTGGCCGCCCTGCTCGTCGCCGGCTGTGCCGACAGCGGGGAGGCCCCCGTCTGGCAGCCCGGCGCCGGTGGCGGTGGCACCGGAGCGCCGGTGACCACGTCCGGCCCGAAGGCGAGCGGCGGCACGTCGGCGTCCGGCGGGGGCGGCGCCATCTCGCTCTCCGCAACCGGCGACATCATCATGGGCAACGCGCCGAGCCGACTGCCCGCCGGTGGCGGCAAGGGCTTCTTCGACTCGGTCACGCAGGCGCTCAAGGCCGACCTGGTGATGGGCAACCTGGAGGAGCCGTTGACGGTGGACACCGGCACCGGCAAGTGCGGGGCCAACTCCACCCGCTGCTTCCAGTTCCGGGCGCCTCCGGAGTACGCCGCGCACCTGCGCGACGCCGGCTTCGAGGTGCTCAACCAGGCCAACAACCACGGCTACGACTACGGGCCGAAGGGCTACGCGAACACGCGGAAGGCTCTGGAGACGTACGACCTGGAGCACACCGGCGCCCCGGACGAGATCACCGTGGTCGACGTCAAGGGCGTCAAGGTCGCCGTGGTGGGCTTCTCGTCGTACGTCTGGTCGAACAGCCTGGTCGACATCGCCACGGCGAAGACTGTGGTAGCCAAGGCCGCCACCATGGCCGAACTGGTAGTGGTGCAGGTGCACATGGGCGGCGAGGGAGCGGACAAGACCCGGGTGAAGCCGGGCACCGAGATGTTCCTGGGCGAGAACCGGGGCGACCCGGTGAAGTTCTCGCACGCCATGATCGACGCCGGGGCCGACCTGATCGTCGGGCACGGCCCGCACGTGCTGCGGGGGATGGAGTTCTACCAGGGCCGCCTGATCGCGTACAGCCTGGGCAACTTCGCAGGTGGTGGCAACTCGCTGAGCAACACCGGGCGGCTGGGCTGGGGCGGAGTGCTGAAGGTGTCGCTCAAGACCGACGGGAGCTGGGCCGGCGGGTCGTTCACCTCGACGTACATGAACTCCGCCGGCAAGCCGACGATGGACCCGGACGACCGCGGCCTGGGCCTGGTCACCGAGCTGAGCCGCGCCGACTTCGCGAAGAGCGGCGCCCGGCTCGACGGCCAGGGAAAGATCACCGCGCCGACGGCCGGTTGA
- a CDS encoding acyl-CoA dehydrogenase family protein, with amino-acid sequence MSIVDTPERRQLRELTRSFVTREVLPHLDDWERAGEVPRALHATAAKLGLLGIGFPESVGGSGGDLLDSIIVTEELIRSGGSSGLVAALFTHGIALPHMVAAAGARTGGSLGGRLRGAPPPADDGLIERYVRPTLAGTMIGALAITEPDGGSDVAGIRTTALRDGDHYVVNGAKTYITSGHRADFVTTAVCTDFPGSGELTLLVIDKGTPGFTVGRRLEKLGWHCSDTAELSFADVRVPVANRIGAENTGFLAIMQHFAAERLSLATQAYATAQRCVELAVRWCRDRETFGRPLASRQLVRHRLAEMHTRAEAARSYVHEVAVRVAAGEPVVTEVAMAKNVAVAACDQVVDQALQLHGGFGYLRDAEVERHYRDARILGIGGGTTEIMNEIIAKGMGL; translated from the coding sequence GTGAGCATCGTCGACACCCCCGAACGGCGTCAGCTGCGCGAGTTGACCCGGTCCTTCGTGACCCGGGAGGTGCTGCCGCACCTCGACGACTGGGAGCGGGCCGGTGAGGTTCCCCGGGCTCTGCACGCGACCGCCGCGAAGCTCGGCCTGCTCGGCATCGGCTTTCCCGAGTCGGTCGGTGGCAGCGGCGGCGACCTGCTCGACTCGATCATCGTGACCGAGGAGCTGATCCGCTCCGGCGGCTCGTCCGGCCTGGTCGCGGCCCTGTTCACGCACGGCATCGCGTTGCCGCACATGGTCGCCGCGGCCGGCGCCCGCACCGGCGGGTCACTGGGCGGCCGGCTTCGCGGCGCTCCGCCGCCCGCCGACGACGGCCTCATCGAGAGGTACGTGCGGCCCACCCTCGCGGGCACGATGATCGGCGCGCTGGCGATCACCGAGCCGGACGGCGGCTCCGACGTGGCAGGCATCCGCACCACAGCCCTGCGCGACGGCGACCACTACGTGGTGAACGGGGCGAAGACGTACATCACCAGCGGGCACCGGGCCGACTTCGTGACCACTGCGGTGTGCACCGACTTCCCCGGCAGCGGTGAGCTGACCCTGCTCGTCATCGACAAGGGGACGCCCGGGTTCACTGTGGGGCGCCGGCTGGAGAAGCTGGGCTGGCACTGCTCGGACACCGCCGAGCTGTCCTTCGCGGACGTGCGCGTGCCGGTCGCCAACCGGATCGGCGCGGAGAACACCGGCTTCCTGGCGATCATGCAGCACTTCGCCGCCGAGCGACTGTCACTGGCGACCCAGGCGTACGCGACCGCGCAGCGCTGCGTCGAGCTGGCGGTGCGCTGGTGCCGGGACCGGGAGACCTTCGGGCGTCCGCTGGCCAGCCGGCAGTTGGTCCGGCACCGGCTGGCCGAGATGCACACCCGCGCCGAGGCGGCCCGGTCGTACGTGCACGAGGTCGCCGTCCGGGTGGCCGCCGGCGAGCCGGTGGTGACCGAGGTGGCGATGGCGAAGAACGTCGCGGTGGCCGCCTGCGACCAGGTCGTCGACCAGGCGTTGCAACTGCACGGTGGCTTCGGCTACCTGCGTGACGCCGAGGTGGAGCGGCACTACCGCGATGCCCGGATCCTCGGCATCGGCGGCGGCACCACCGAGATCATGAACGAGATCATCGCGAAGGGCATGGGCCTGTGA
- a CDS encoding acyclic terpene utilization AtuA family protein: MIRVGNASGFYGDRFTAWREMLDGGELDVLTGDYLAELTMLILGRDRLRDPDVGYAKTFLRQLETCLGTALDRGVRIVTNAGGLNPAGLAAAIEALAGRLGLSARVGYVEGDAIQRPDALTANAYLGAFGIAACLDAGADVVVTGRVTDASLVVGPAIARYGWGRDDLDELAGATVAGHLLECGAQVTGGNFSFFTELPDGGHRPGFPIAEVHADGSSVVTKHPGTGGAVTVETVTAQLLYEIGGPAYLGPDVVTRLDSVTLRPDGPDRVRVSGVRGTRPPATLKVGVNNLGGFRNSMTFVLCGLDIEAKAALVRGQVEEAVGKDGLAFTLARTDHPDAADTEVASALLHVHLRDGDRARAGRAFSAAAVELALASYPGCTLTTLPGDATPYGVFTADTVAQDAVAHVAVLPGGERVPIAPPVRTAPAVPDETAPGGDAAVDGPTRRGPLGELVGARSGDKGGDANLGVWARSEAGYAWLRAWLTVARLAELLPETASLSVRRYELPNLRAVNFVIEGLLGAGVAASTRFDPQAKALGELLRARIVDLPAEVAP, encoded by the coding sequence GTGATCCGCGTCGGCAACGCCTCCGGCTTCTACGGCGACCGGTTCACCGCCTGGCGCGAGATGCTCGACGGCGGCGAGCTGGACGTGCTGACCGGTGACTACCTGGCCGAGTTGACCATGCTGATCCTCGGTCGGGACCGGCTGCGCGACCCCGACGTCGGTTACGCGAAGACGTTCCTGCGCCAGCTGGAGACGTGCCTGGGCACGGCCCTCGACCGGGGGGTGCGGATCGTGACCAACGCCGGCGGGTTGAACCCGGCCGGCCTGGCCGCCGCCATCGAGGCGCTCGCCGGCCGTCTTGGCCTGTCGGCACGGGTGGGGTACGTCGAGGGCGACGCGATCCAGCGGCCCGACGCGCTCACCGCGAACGCCTACCTGGGCGCGTTCGGGATCGCCGCCTGTCTCGACGCCGGGGCCGACGTGGTGGTCACCGGCCGGGTGACCGACGCGTCGCTTGTGGTCGGCCCGGCCATCGCCCGGTACGGGTGGGGTCGCGACGACCTCGACGAGCTGGCCGGGGCGACAGTCGCCGGGCACCTCCTGGAGTGCGGCGCGCAGGTGACCGGCGGCAACTTCAGCTTCTTCACGGAACTGCCCGACGGCGGGCACCGCCCCGGCTTCCCGATCGCCGAGGTGCACGCCGACGGCTCGTCAGTGGTCACCAAGCATCCGGGCACCGGCGGCGCGGTCACCGTGGAGACCGTCACCGCCCAACTGCTCTACGAGATCGGCGGGCCGGCGTACCTGGGGCCGGACGTGGTCACCCGGCTCGACTCGGTGACGTTGCGCCCCGACGGGCCGGACCGGGTCCGGGTCTCCGGCGTCCGGGGCACCCGGCCGCCGGCGACGCTGAAGGTGGGAGTCAACAACCTCGGCGGCTTCCGGAACTCGATGACGTTCGTCCTCTGTGGGCTGGACATCGAGGCGAAGGCGGCACTGGTGCGCGGGCAGGTCGAGGAGGCGGTGGGCAAGGACGGACTGGCGTTCACGCTGGCCCGTACCGACCACCCGGACGCCGCCGACACCGAGGTGGCCAGCGCCCTGCTGCACGTACACCTGCGCGACGGCGACAGGGCGCGGGCCGGGCGGGCCTTCTCGGCCGCCGCGGTGGAGTTGGCGCTCGCGTCCTACCCGGGCTGCACGCTTACCACCCTGCCCGGCGACGCGACACCGTACGGGGTCTTCACCGCCGACACAGTGGCGCAGGACGCGGTGGCGCACGTCGCGGTGCTGCCAGGTGGCGAGCGGGTGCCCATCGCTCCGCCGGTCCGCACCGCCCCCGCCGTGCCGGACGAGACTGCCCCGGGCGGCGACGCGGCTGTCGACGGCCCGACCCGGCGCGGCCCGCTCGGCGAACTGGTCGGCGCGCGCTCGGGCGACAAGGGCGGGGACGCCAACCTCGGTGTCTGGGCGCGGTCGGAGGCCGGGTACGCGTGGCTGCGTGCCTGGTTGACAGTCGCGCGGCTGGCCGAGCTGCTGCCGGAGACGGCGTCGCTCTCGGTGCGGCGCTACGAGCTGCCGAACCTGCGCGCGGTCAACTTCGTGATCGAGGGCCTGCTCGGGGCGGGGGTCGCCGCGTCCACCCGGTTCGACCCGCAGGCCAAGGCCCTCGGCGAGCTGCTGCGCGCCCGGATCGTCGACCTCCCCGCCGAGGTGGCACCGTGA
- a CDS encoding adenosylcobinamide amidohydrolase — MLRDPTVTSRAEDGRHIPLLVWRADGPLRAVSSGPLGGGVGVRHWVLNATVSMSYDRDDPAAHLTALAAGLALDGPGVGLLTGVDVTEVVARTDTGVRAWATVGLGTPVPAAAPEPAALTQRVGTVNIVVYVPARLADSALVNAVATATEAKTQAITELGLPGTGTPTDAVTVLCPVDGPENAYGAPRSTWGAPLARAVHAAVRAGGDRHVVPWSDRLTG, encoded by the coding sequence GTGCTGAGGGACCCGACTGTGACCAGCCGCGCCGAGGACGGGCGGCACATTCCGCTGCTCGTCTGGCGGGCCGACGGGCCCCTGCGGGCAGTCAGCAGCGGCCCGCTCGGCGGTGGCGTCGGCGTCCGGCACTGGGTGCTGAACGCAACAGTGTCGATGTCGTACGACCGGGACGACCCCGCCGCCCACCTGACCGCGCTCGCCGCGGGCCTGGCCCTCGACGGGCCCGGGGTTGGCCTGCTGACCGGCGTCGACGTGACCGAGGTGGTCGCCCGGACCGACACCGGGGTGCGGGCCTGGGCGACTGTCGGGCTCGGCACCCCGGTGCCCGCCGCCGCGCCGGAACCGGCGGCGCTCACCCAGCGGGTGGGCACGGTCAACATCGTGGTGTACGTCCCGGCCCGGCTCGCCGACTCGGCGCTTGTCAACGCCGTCGCCACCGCCACCGAGGCGAAGACCCAGGCCATCACCGAGCTGGGGTTGCCGGGCACCGGCACCCCCACCGACGCCGTCACCGTCCTCTGCCCGGTGGACGGGCCGGAGAACGCGTACGGCGCGCCGCGCTCGACCTGGGGCGCCCCGCTGGCCCGAGCCGTCCACGCGGCCGTGCGCGCGGGCGGCGACCGGCACGTCGTGCCCTGGTCAGACCGGCTGACCGGCTGA
- a CDS encoding TetR/AcrR family transcriptional regulator, whose amino-acid sequence MSAASTSPAATSSAATRVPQQERSRATKARLLEATVDCLIEHGWSGTTTTVVAARAGVSRGAQLHHYPTKAALVTAAVAHLAERRANELRTEAEALPAGPQRLDRVIDLLGVAFTGPLFVAALELWVAARTDPELRGALVPLEATVGREMHRLTVALLGVDERRPGVREAVQATLDLLRGLGVANLLSDDSTRRAALLDTWKRQLATLLTP is encoded by the coding sequence GTGTCCGCCGCATCGACGTCCCCAGCAGCGACGTCAAGCGCAGCGACGCGTGTGCCTCAGCAGGAGCGCAGCCGCGCCACCAAGGCCCGCCTGCTGGAGGCGACCGTCGACTGCCTCATCGAGCACGGCTGGTCCGGCACCACCACGACTGTCGTGGCGGCGCGAGCCGGTGTCTCACGGGGCGCGCAGTTGCACCACTACCCGACCAAGGCCGCGCTGGTCACGGCCGCCGTCGCCCATCTGGCCGAGCGTCGGGCCAATGAGCTGCGCACCGAGGCCGAGGCGTTGCCGGCGGGCCCGCAGCGGCTGGATCGGGTGATCGACCTGCTCGGGGTGGCGTTCACCGGGCCGCTCTTCGTCGCCGCGCTCGAACTGTGGGTGGCCGCCCGCACCGACCCGGAGCTCCGCGGCGCACTGGTCCCGCTGGAGGCGACCGTCGGCCGCGAGATGCACCGGCTCACCGTCGCCCTGCTCGGTGTCGACGAGCGTCGTCCCGGCGTCCGCGAGGCGGTGCAGGCCACCCTCGACCTGCTGCGCGGGCTCGGGGTGGCCAATCTGCTCAGCGACGACTCGACCCGCCGTGCCGCCCTGCTCGACACCTGGAAACGCCAGCTCGCCACCCTCCTCACGCCCTGA
- a CDS encoding acyl-CoA carboxylase subunit beta — MSTLDSAVDPAAPGYVANRAALRERLTELDAALDQARAGGGEKYVSRHHKRGKLLPRERIELLVDADSPFLELSPVAAYGTDFPVGASVVTGIGVVEGVECLIVANDPTVRGGAVNPWSLAKTRRAGEIALANRLPMVNLVESAGADLPTQAEIFIPGGRVFRDLTRLSAAGIPTVSVVFGNATAGGAYVPGMSDHVIMIRDRSQVYLAGPPLVKMATGEVTDDESLGGAAMHAGTSGLADYLAVDERDGIRLARQCVRRLNWRKQGPSPRTAVPQPPKYDPEELLGIVSADLKVPFDPREVLARILDGSDFDEFKPAYGDALVTGWGELHGYPVGVLANARGVLFSAEAQKAAQFIQLANASDTPLIFLQNTTGYMVGTEYEQRGIIKHGALMINAVSNSTVPHLTVNLGASYGAGNYGMCGRAYEPRFLFTWPNAKSAVMGPAQLAGVLSIVARQAAAARGRDYDEESDAAMRMMVEQQIESQSGALVLSGRLYDDGVIDPRDTRTVLGLCLSAIHNGPVRGAEGFGVFRM, encoded by the coding sequence GTGAGCACGCTGGACAGTGCGGTCGACCCGGCGGCACCGGGGTACGTGGCGAACCGGGCCGCGCTGCGGGAGCGGCTGACCGAGCTGGACGCAGCGCTGGACCAGGCTCGGGCGGGCGGCGGCGAGAAGTACGTGTCCCGGCACCACAAGCGCGGCAAGCTGCTCCCCCGGGAGCGGATCGAGCTGCTGGTGGACGCGGACAGCCCGTTCCTGGAGTTGTCGCCTGTCGCCGCGTACGGCACCGATTTCCCGGTCGGGGCCAGCGTGGTCACCGGCATCGGCGTGGTCGAGGGCGTGGAGTGCCTGATCGTCGCCAACGACCCGACGGTACGTGGCGGCGCGGTCAACCCGTGGTCCCTCGCCAAGACCCGGCGGGCCGGCGAGATCGCCCTGGCCAACCGGCTGCCGATGGTCAACCTGGTCGAGTCGGCCGGCGCGGACCTGCCCACCCAGGCGGAGATCTTCATCCCGGGTGGGCGGGTGTTCCGCGACCTGACCCGGCTCTCGGCGGCGGGCATTCCCACTGTCAGCGTGGTCTTCGGCAACGCAACGGCCGGCGGCGCGTACGTGCCGGGGATGTCCGACCACGTGATCATGATCCGGGACCGGTCACAGGTCTACCTGGCCGGGCCGCCCCTTGTGAAGATGGCGACCGGAGAGGTCACCGACGACGAGTCGCTGGGCGGCGCGGCAATGCACGCCGGCACGTCCGGGCTCGCCGACTACCTGGCCGTGGACGAGCGGGACGGCATCCGGCTGGCCCGGCAGTGCGTACGCCGGTTGAACTGGCGCAAGCAGGGTCCGTCGCCGCGCACGGCGGTGCCGCAGCCGCCGAAGTACGACCCGGAGGAGCTGCTCGGCATCGTCAGCGCCGATCTGAAGGTGCCGTTCGACCCGCGCGAGGTGCTGGCCCGGATCCTGGACGGCAGCGACTTCGACGAGTTCAAGCCGGCGTACGGGGACGCGCTTGTCACCGGCTGGGGTGAGCTGCACGGGTACCCGGTGGGGGTGCTGGCGAACGCCCGGGGCGTGCTGTTCAGCGCGGAGGCGCAGAAGGCGGCCCAGTTCATCCAGCTCGCGAACGCGTCCGACACCCCGCTGATCTTCCTGCAGAACACCACCGGCTACATGGTCGGCACCGAGTACGAGCAGCGCGGCATCATCAAGCACGGCGCCCTGATGATCAACGCGGTGTCCAACTCGACGGTGCCGCACCTGACGGTGAACCTGGGCGCCTCGTACGGGGCCGGCAACTACGGCATGTGCGGCCGGGCTTACGAGCCGAGGTTCCTGTTCACCTGGCCGAACGCCAAGTCGGCGGTGATGGGCCCGGCGCAGCTCGCCGGGGTGCTGTCGATCGTGGCCCGGCAGGCGGCCGCCGCCCGGGGGCGTGACTACGACGAGGAGTCCGACGCGGCGATGCGGATGATGGTCGAGCAGCAGATCGAGTCGCAGTCGGGCGCGCTCGTCCTCTCCGGCCGGCTCTACGACGACGGGGTGATCGACCCGCGGGACACCCGTACCGTCCTCGGGCTCTGCCTCTCGGCGATCCACAACGGACCGGTGCGGGGCGCCGAAGGCTTCGGCGTCTTCCGGATGTAG
- a CDS encoding TIGR03084 family metal-binding protein, giving the protein MVDLSDLLADLADESAGLDALVAPLPAKDWARPTPAAGWSIGHQIAHLAWTDHVALLAATDAEAFYATVTAAPDPTRMVDTGAEAFLAPPVDLLARWRAGRAALNDALVAVPAGEKLPWYGTRMSATSMATARIMETWAHGEDVAEALGVVRPATDRLRHVAHLGVRTLGNGFAAHGRPAPAAPVRVELTGPGGETWAWGPADAADRLTGPLLDFCLLVTRRRHRADLALLATGPVADEWLDVAQAFAGPPGTGREPAGRGGVQA; this is encoded by the coding sequence ATGGTCGACCTCAGTGACCTGCTCGCCGATCTGGCCGACGAGTCCGCCGGCCTGGACGCGTTGGTGGCGCCGCTGCCGGCGAAGGACTGGGCCCGACCGACACCGGCGGCGGGCTGGAGCATCGGGCACCAGATCGCTCACCTCGCCTGGACCGACCACGTGGCGCTGTTGGCCGCCACCGACGCCGAGGCCTTCTACGCGACCGTGACGGCCGCGCCGGACCCGACACGGATGGTCGACACCGGCGCCGAGGCGTTCCTCGCACCGCCGGTCGACCTGCTCGCCCGCTGGCGGGCCGGACGGGCGGCGCTCAACGACGCGCTCGTCGCGGTCCCGGCCGGCGAGAAGTTGCCCTGGTACGGCACGCGGATGTCGGCCACCTCGATGGCGACCGCCCGGATCATGGAGACCTGGGCGCACGGTGAGGACGTGGCCGAGGCCCTCGGTGTCGTCCGCCCCGCCACCGACCGCCTCCGGCACGTGGCGCACCTCGGTGTGCGTACTCTCGGAAATGGTTTCGCCGCCCACGGCCGGCCGGCACCGGCGGCGCCGGTCCGGGTCGAGCTGACCGGACCTGGCGGGGAGACGTGGGCCTGGGGTCCGGCGGACGCCGCCGACCGCCTGACCGGTCCCCTTCTGGACTTCTGCCTGCTCGTCACCCGCCGCCGGCACCGCGCGGACCTCGCCCTGCTGGCCACCGGCCCCGTCGCCGACGAGTGGCTCGACGTGGCGCAGGCGTTCGCCGGGCCGCCGGGCACCGGGCGCGAACCGGCCGGCCGAGGCGGAGTTCAGGCGTGA
- a CDS encoding Crp/Fnr family transcriptional regulator — protein sequence MDEVLARSGIFQGVDPEAAEALAKEMETIEVRKGEIVFNEGEPGDSLYILLSGKIKVGRRAADGRQNLIAVMGPSDMVGELSLFDPGPRTATATAVTDTRLVRLRKQALRPWLNNRPEIAEQLLRVLARRLRRTNDSLADLIFTDVPGRVAKNLLQMAGRFGTRDGGVLRVTHDLTQEEIAQLVGASRETVNKALADFASRGWLRLDGKSIIILDPERLARRARV from the coding sequence ATGGATGAGGTACTGGCCCGCAGCGGGATCTTCCAGGGTGTCGACCCGGAAGCTGCCGAGGCGCTCGCCAAGGAGATGGAGACGATCGAGGTCCGCAAGGGCGAGATCGTCTTCAATGAGGGCGAGCCCGGCGACAGCCTCTATATCCTGCTGTCCGGGAAGATCAAGGTCGGCCGCCGGGCGGCGGACGGCCGGCAGAACCTGATCGCGGTGATGGGGCCGTCGGACATGGTCGGTGAGCTGTCGCTCTTCGACCCCGGTCCGCGTACGGCGACCGCCACCGCGGTGACCGACACCCGGCTGGTGCGGCTGCGCAAGCAGGCGCTGCGGCCGTGGCTCAACAATCGCCCGGAGATCGCCGAGCAGCTGCTCCGGGTGCTCGCCCGGCGGCTGCGTCGGACCAACGACTCGCTCGCCGACCTGATCTTCACGGACGTGCCGGGCCGGGTCGCGAAGAACCTGCTCCAGATGGCCGGCCGGTTCGGCACGCGCGACGGCGGCGTGCTGCGCGTGACGCACGACCTCACCCAGGAAGAGATCGCCCAGCTCGTCGGCGCCTCACGGGAGACGGTCAACAAGGCGCTTGCCGACTTCGCCTCGCGCGGCTGGCTGCGGCTGGACGGTAAGAGCATCATCATCCTGGACCCGGAGCGCCTCGCCCGCCGCGCCCGCGTCTGA